A stretch of Shewanella dokdonensis DNA encodes these proteins:
- a CDS encoding carbon starvation CstA family protein, which produces MLWFLLCVGLLIGGYFIYGTFVEKVFGINKQRQTPAYAQNDGVDYVPMSKGKVYLIQLLNIAGVGPIFGPILGALYGPAAMLWIVIGCIFAGAVHDYFSGMLSVRNNGQSVPNLAGKYLGKNAKNFMNIFALVLLLLVGVVFISAPAGLLGKLTGWSVSMFVGVIFVYYLIATIVPIDKIIGRLYPFFGALLMFMSVGLTIAIIVSDQHTLLAGFGPGDFLQNLNPKDAPLWPALFITIACGAVSGFHATQSPLMARCVENESNGRFVFYGAMIGEGIIALIWCAIALSFFDGVQGLSDAMAGNPANVVYGASTGLLGAVGGFLAVLGVIILPITSGDTAFRAARLILAEYFGMPQTKISKRLVLAIPLFILGAILTQVDFGVIWRYFGVANQATAVMMLWTASAYLLRHNKLHWICTIPAMFMTDVVISFLLNSNTLGAGLPMTVSTIAGTIMTVLITGLVIYIGKGKAQELAATEAEEV; this is translated from the coding sequence ATGTTGTGGTTCCTACTGTGCGTCGGTCTGCTGATCGGCGGCTACTTTATATACGGTACCTTCGTGGAGAAGGTATTTGGCATTAACAAACAGCGCCAAACCCCGGCTTATGCCCAAAATGACGGTGTTGATTATGTCCCAATGTCAAAAGGCAAAGTTTACCTGATCCAGCTGCTTAACATCGCTGGTGTGGGTCCAATCTTTGGTCCTATCTTGGGGGCACTATACGGCCCAGCGGCTATGTTGTGGATTGTTATCGGCTGTATTTTCGCAGGTGCGGTACACGACTACTTCTCCGGTATGTTGTCTGTCCGTAACAACGGCCAGTCTGTACCCAACTTGGCGGGCAAATATCTCGGTAAAAACGCCAAAAACTTCATGAACATTTTCGCACTGGTACTGTTGCTGCTGGTAGGCGTTGTGTTCATCTCTGCTCCTGCTGGCCTGTTAGGTAAACTGACTGGCTGGAGCGTCAGCATGTTCGTTGGCGTCATTTTCGTGTACTACCTGATCGCCACCATCGTCCCGATTGACAAGATCATTGGTCGCCTGTATCCCTTCTTTGGTGCCCTACTGATGTTCATGTCCGTAGGTCTGACAATTGCGATTATTGTCTCTGACCAGCACACACTGCTAGCCGGTTTCGGTCCTGGCGACTTCCTGCAAAACCTGAACCCGAAAGACGCGCCACTGTGGCCGGCACTGTTCATCACCATCGCTTGTGGTGCGGTATCTGGTTTCCACGCAACTCAGTCACCACTGATGGCACGCTGTGTTGAAAACGAATCCAACGGCCGTTTTGTGTTCTACGGTGCCATGATTGGTGAAGGTATTATTGCGTTGATTTGGTGTGCTATCGCCCTGTCATTCTTTGATGGCGTTCAGGGGCTGAGCGATGCCATGGCAGGCAACCCTGCCAACGTTGTGTATGGTGCATCTACCGGGCTGTTGGGCGCTGTTGGTGGTTTCCTGGCGGTACTGGGCGTTATTATTCTGCCTATCACCTCTGGTGACACAGCATTCCGCGCAGCACGTCTGATCCTGGCCGAATACTTCGGTATGCCACAGACCAAGATCTCCAAACGTCTAGTACTGGCTATCCCACTGTTCATATTGGGTGCCATTCTGACTCAGGTCGACTTTGGGGTTATCTGGCGCTACTTCGGTGTGGCTAACCAAGCTACCGCCGTGATGATGTTATGGACAGCCTCAGCGTATCTGCTCCGTCACAACAAACTGCACTGGATCTGTACCATTCCAGCCATGTTCATGACCGACGTAGTGATCAGTTTCCTGCTGAACTCCAACACCCTAGGCGCTGGGCTGCCAATGACAGTTTCCACCATTGCCGGGACTATCATGACAGTGTTAATCACCGGACTGGTGATCTACATTGGTAAAGGCAAGGCGCAGGAACTGGCGGCAACTGAAGCCGAAGAAGTTTAA
- a CDS encoding phosphate-starvation-inducible protein PsiE, which produces MELYRKYGSRSLKAVEHLVLILIAFATIVAIGQEVFHLIDMRSVELADLLLLFIYLEVLAMVANYAESGKLPVRMPLYIAIVALARYLILDMKAMEDWRVLAVSLSTLVLASTVVVIRWGQIKMPYPKNQDYDN; this is translated from the coding sequence ATGGAATTATATCGGAAGTATGGCTCCAGAAGTCTAAAGGCCGTCGAGCATTTGGTACTGATATTAATTGCCTTTGCTACCATAGTGGCGATTGGTCAAGAAGTCTTTCACCTGATTGATATGCGCTCAGTGGAGCTGGCGGATCTGCTGTTACTCTTTATCTATTTGGAAGTGCTGGCGATGGTAGCCAATTATGCCGAATCGGGTAAATTACCCGTGCGAATGCCGCTCTATATCGCGATTGTCGCACTGGCACGGTATCTGATATTGGATATGAAAGCGATGGAAGACTGGCGGGTGCTAGCCGTGTCGCTGTCAACACTGGTACTGGCGAGCACGGTTGTGGTGATCCGCTGGGGGCAAATCAAAATGCCTTATCCGAAGAATCAGGATTACGATAACTAA
- a CDS encoding putative signal transducing protein has product MEERKILVAGGNLLQAHTWKGMLEACGITVELRGEALMGGVGELPVDMQTVELWIPESQQEQAQSQLATLNADLPQWQCLQCHEFNDASFELCWNCSAERSECHN; this is encoded by the coding sequence ATGGAAGAACGTAAAATACTGGTTGCTGGTGGAAATTTGCTTCAGGCGCATACATGGAAAGGTATGCTGGAAGCCTGCGGTATAACCGTGGAGTTACGTGGTGAAGCATTAATGGGCGGCGTTGGTGAGTTGCCGGTTGATATGCAAACGGTTGAACTGTGGATCCCTGAGTCACAACAGGAACAGGCACAGTCACAGTTAGCAACGCTGAATGCCGATCTGCCGCAATGGCAGTGTTTGCAATGTCACGAATTTAATGACGCCAGTTTCGAACTGTGTTGGAATTGCAGTGCCGAGCGTAGCGAGTGTCATAACTGA
- the yajC gene encoding preprotein translocase subunit YajC, whose amino-acid sequence MFISNAYASAANGAPQSGGTMELVFMLAIFALIFYFMIFRPQSKRVKEHKNLMSSLGKGDEVLTSGGLVGKIAKIADDNDYVLLSLNDDTQITIKKDYIAAVLPKGSMQSL is encoded by the coding sequence ATGTTTATTTCAAATGCTTATGCGAGTGCAGCTAATGGTGCACCCCAGTCTGGCGGCACCATGGAACTGGTGTTTATGCTGGCGATTTTTGCACTTATCTTCTACTTCATGATTTTCCGTCCGCAGTCCAAGCGTGTGAAAGAGCACAAAAACCTGATGTCCTCTCTGGGTAAAGGTGATGAAGTGCTGACCAGTGGCGGTTTAGTCGGCAAGATAGCCAAAATTGCCGATGACAATGATTACGTGCTGCTCAGTCTTAACGACGACACTCAAATCACCATTAAAAAAGACTATATTGCGGCGGTATTGCCTAAAGGCTCTATGCAGTCGCTGTAA
- a CDS encoding PilZ domain-containing protein, translating to MGDDNVESFKERRASLRVDLEAEEIRINWQDKEEKPHSDTAICIDLSRKGLLLEYRQPFITGTLLEVTFNSGSDAQNIVKGQVCRCTESQTGYRIALQLF from the coding sequence ATGGGTGATGATAACGTTGAAAGCTTTAAAGAAAGGCGAGCATCGCTAAGGGTTGATCTCGAAGCAGAAGAGATCCGCATTAACTGGCAGGACAAAGAAGAAAAACCGCATAGCGACACAGCTATCTGCATTGATTTATCTCGCAAAGGTCTACTACTTGAATACCGTCAACCATTTATCACTGGCACCTTGCTTGAGGTGACCTTTAACAGTGGTAGCGATGCCCAGAACATAGTCAAAGGGCAAGTATGTCGTTGTACTGAGAGCCAAACCGGCTACCGCATCGCGCTGCAATTATTTTAG
- the secD gene encoding protein translocase subunit SecD translates to MLNKYPMWKNLLVIIIIAVGAFYAVPNLFGEDHAVQVVGTRGAAVTPATESQVEQLLASKGIKIKRSELENGQLLVRVNNAEDQLLAKEAIASTLGENFSVALNLAPATPAWLEKLGANPMKLGLDLRGGVHFLMEVDMSEAIRKMEDAKVADFRSQLREQSIRYAGAKATPKGIEVRFRDADTLAKAEQYLKTHSNNEMVFTDTSNGDNFVLLASMSEQYLRQIKEDALTQNITTIRNRVNELGVAEPVVQRQGAERIIVELPGVQDTARAKEILGATASIEFHMVDQKTDLAAAKAGRIPAGSEVYKRREGGEVVLHKDVMLTGDHITGAQPSFDQYSRPQVSINLDAKGGSIFSDVTKDNIGKPMATLFIEYKDSGERNPDGSVKMNKVEEVISVATIQARLGRNFVITGLTHGEAQNLALLLRAGALIAPVSIVEERTIGPSLGAENIQNGLQAMIWGMAVVLLFMMIYYRAFGVIANLALTANLVMVVGVMSMIPGAVLTLPGIAGMVLTVGMAVDGNVLINERIREELRAGRPIQQAIHEGYGNAFSTIADANITTFITALILFAVGTGAIKGFAVTLMIGIATSMFTAIVGTRAIVNALWGGKRLKKLSI, encoded by the coding sequence GTGTTAAATAAGTATCCTATGTGGAAGAACCTACTGGTGATTATTATTATCGCCGTAGGTGCTTTCTATGCTGTACCTAACCTCTTCGGTGAGGATCATGCGGTGCAGGTGGTGGGAACTCGCGGCGCTGCTGTGACTCCAGCCACTGAATCTCAAGTTGAACAACTGTTGGCCAGTAAAGGCATAAAAATCAAGCGCTCAGAACTGGAAAACGGCCAGTTGCTGGTGCGGGTTAATAATGCTGAGGATCAACTGCTGGCGAAGGAAGCTATTGCTTCTACGCTGGGGGAAAACTTTTCGGTAGCCCTCAATTTGGCACCTGCGACTCCGGCATGGCTGGAGAAACTCGGTGCTAATCCGATGAAACTCGGTCTTGACTTGCGTGGCGGTGTGCACTTCCTGATGGAAGTGGATATGAGCGAAGCTATTCGCAAGATGGAAGACGCTAAAGTGGCGGATTTCCGGAGCCAATTGCGTGAGCAGAGCATTCGCTACGCCGGTGCCAAAGCGACACCTAAAGGCATTGAAGTGCGTTTCCGTGATGCCGATACCTTGGCAAAAGCGGAGCAATACCTGAAAACCCATTCCAACAATGAAATGGTGTTTACTGATACCAGTAACGGCGACAACTTTGTGTTGTTAGCGTCAATGAGTGAACAGTATTTACGCCAGATTAAAGAAGATGCACTGACCCAGAACATCACCACTATCCGTAACCGTGTTAACGAGTTGGGGGTGGCCGAGCCTGTGGTGCAACGTCAAGGTGCCGAGCGTATTATTGTTGAGTTACCGGGCGTACAGGATACTGCGCGAGCCAAAGAAATTCTCGGTGCGACCGCCTCTATTGAATTCCACATGGTGGATCAGAAAACCGATTTGGCGGCAGCTAAGGCCGGACGTATTCCTGCGGGTTCTGAAGTTTACAAACGCCGTGAAGGCGGTGAGGTGGTACTGCATAAAGATGTGATGCTGACAGGTGATCATATCACTGGTGCGCAGCCTTCATTTGACCAGTACAGTCGGCCTCAGGTCAGTATCAATCTGGACGCCAAAGGCGGCAGTATTTTCTCTGATGTGACTAAAGACAACATCGGCAAACCGATGGCAACATTATTTATTGAGTACAAGGACAGCGGTGAGCGCAATCCTGACGGCTCAGTCAAAATGAATAAAGTTGAAGAAGTGATTTCCGTCGCCACTATTCAGGCGCGTCTGGGACGTAACTTTGTGATCACCGGGCTGACACACGGCGAAGCGCAAAATCTGGCGCTGTTGTTGCGTGCTGGTGCCTTGATTGCCCCTGTGTCCATCGTGGAAGAACGTACTATTGGTCCAAGTCTTGGTGCTGAGAACATTCAGAATGGTCTGCAAGCAATGATCTGGGGCATGGCCGTTGTGCTGTTGTTCATGATGATTTACTACCGCGCCTTTGGTGTCATCGCCAACCTGGCGTTGACTGCTAACTTGGTGATGGTGGTTGGCGTGATGTCCATGATCCCTGGTGCTGTGCTGACATTACCTGGTATTGCCGGTATGGTGTTGACAGTCGGTATGGCGGTAGACGGCAACGTGCTGATTAACGAACGTATTCGTGAAGAGTTGCGGGCAGGGCGTCCTATCCAACAGGCGATTCATGAAGGTTACGGTAACGCGTTTTCTACTATCGCGGATGCTAACATCACCACCTTTATCACCGCTTTGATCCTGTTTGCTGTGGGTACCGGTGCCATCAAAGGCTTTGCGGTAACACTGATGATAGGTATCGCTACTTCCATGTTTACTGCAATTGTGGGTACCCGTGCGATTGTTAATGCACTATGGGGCGGCAAGCGTTTGAAAAAGTTGTCTATATAG
- a CDS encoding AAA family ATPase: MILLVGGEKGGSGKSCLAQNLAVHITQKFNANVLMVDCDPQRTTSDWIQARNNDTSLPAINCIQLYGKIRNDLLSLDERFDYVIVDCGGQDNLAMRAAMSVATYVVIPLRPKRRDLKTLPHMEDMLSTCKMVNPKMVATIVLTQCPALPTQGKRILEAKEVVTSFGLRVLNAVTFSRNIYDDSEEKGSSVIELEPDGKAAEEIRAIADELLAIPPENSYELN, encoded by the coding sequence ATGATACTGCTTGTTGGCGGCGAAAAAGGTGGCAGCGGCAAAAGCTGCCTTGCGCAAAATCTTGCGGTACACATTACCCAGAAGTTCAACGCCAACGTGTTGATGGTCGATTGTGACCCACAAAGAACCACATCTGATTGGATCCAAGCCCGTAATAACGATACCTCACTGCCCGCGATTAACTGCATTCAGCTATATGGCAAAATACGTAACGACCTGCTGAGCCTTGATGAACGTTTTGATTACGTGATCGTCGATTGCGGTGGGCAAGACAATCTAGCGATGCGGGCGGCGATGTCGGTAGCAACCTATGTCGTGATCCCGCTGCGGCCCAAACGTCGCGATTTAAAAACGCTGCCCCATATGGAAGACATGCTGAGTACCTGTAAAATGGTCAATCCCAAAATGGTCGCGACTATCGTGCTGACACAATGCCCAGCACTGCCCACTCAGGGCAAACGTATTCTTGAGGCAAAGGAGGTGGTGACCTCTTTCGGACTGCGGGTGCTCAATGCGGTAACTTTTAGTCGCAACATATACGACGACAGTGAGGAAAAAGGCTCGTCGGTCATCGAATTAGAGCCGGATGGCAAAGCAGCGGAAGAGATCCGCGCAATTGCGGATGAACTGCTGGCCATTCCGCCGGAAAACTCTTATGAGCTTAACTGA
- a CDS encoding siroheme synthase — MRYFPLFVDTSNLSVLLVGAGEVASRKLDLLARSEAEIHVIAPQVCDAITAYADRGRIMLSCRTVTAADLQEADLVYIATADRQLNQQLAELARAEGAMVNVVDDPDNCDFITPSLVDRGQLVVAISTNGAAPVFAKDIRGKLEALLPSSLAPLMDFIADKRAEVQQQLPNAHQRRRFWERFLQTNGERFDGLTRTRYQQCFTDAESAGELLLLQQDVAPQLLPIAVIPWLQRVDMVVMDEMVAPAQLELLRRDATRVYSPLADSDLLSNWELGQWLLRITDATEIQRLKAAFPFAKHLQPGAI, encoded by the coding sequence ATGCGATATTTCCCGCTATTTGTCGATACTTCGAATCTATCTGTATTGCTGGTGGGTGCCGGCGAAGTCGCTAGTCGAAAATTGGATCTACTCGCGCGTTCTGAAGCCGAGATTCACGTGATTGCCCCGCAAGTGTGCGATGCCATTACAGCTTATGCTGACCGTGGCCGCATTATGCTATCTTGTCGAACCGTTACAGCTGCCGATTTGCAAGAAGCCGATCTCGTCTATATCGCCACAGCCGACCGACAGTTAAATCAGCAGTTGGCCGAATTAGCTCGAGCGGAAGGGGCGATGGTCAATGTGGTTGATGACCCCGACAATTGTGATTTTATCACCCCATCATTGGTGGATCGCGGCCAACTGGTGGTAGCCATAAGTACCAATGGTGCGGCGCCAGTGTTTGCGAAAGATATTCGTGGCAAGCTTGAAGCCTTGCTCCCCTCATCATTAGCACCATTGATGGATTTTATTGCCGATAAACGCGCAGAGGTGCAGCAACAATTACCCAATGCCCACCAGCGTCGACGTTTCTGGGAGCGTTTTCTGCAGACGAATGGCGAACGTTTTGATGGCCTCACCCGCACCCGTTATCAGCAGTGTTTTACTGACGCAGAAAGTGCTGGCGAATTGCTATTATTACAACAAGATGTAGCACCGCAGCTATTACCCATCGCAGTGATCCCTTGGTTGCAACGGGTGGATATGGTGGTCATGGATGAGATGGTAGCGCCTGCACAACTGGAGTTGCTGCGACGCGATGCGACTCGGGTTTATAGTCCGCTGGCCGACAGTGATTTGTTGAGCAATTGGGAGCTAGGGCAGTGGCTATTGCGAATTACTGATGCAACCGAAATTCAGCGTTTGAAAGCGGCTTTCCCGTTTGCTAAACATTTGCAGCCAGGCGCTATTTGA
- a CDS encoding YecH family metal-binding protein, with product MSDSVHGHEVLQLLLEYPQGLSKSELLLQMSQRFGANARFHTCSASDMDAEALIHFLALKGKFIDRSQGITTDASLICNH from the coding sequence ATGAGTGACTCAGTTCATGGTCATGAAGTGCTGCAACTGTTGCTGGAATATCCTCAAGGATTAAGTAAAAGCGAGTTGCTGTTACAGATGTCACAGCGTTTTGGGGCCAATGCTCGTTTCCATACCTGTAGTGCCAGTGATATGGACGCCGAAGCATTGATCCACTTTCTGGCACTGAAAGGTAAATTTATTGATCGCAGCCAAGGCATTACCACGGATGCCAGCCTGATCTGCAATCATTGA
- the secF gene encoding protein translocase subunit SecF, whose product MLQILSFKGSVNFLRHALPISIMSLILVVLSLVCLATKGINWGLDFTGGTSIQLTFSKPADLSSLRDTLDNEIIAGAVVQNFGSSRDVVVRLQTKEGVKSDDQVKLVLSAAKAQDPAVEQKSVEFVGPQVGKELAEQGSLAVLVALICILLYVSFRFEWRLSLGAVAALAHDVTVTLGLFSFLQLEFDLTVLAGVLTVVGYSLNDTIVVFDRIRENFLKMRKATPTEVVNTSITQTMSRTIITTGTTIITVIALFLKGGTLIHGFATSLLMGITVGTYSSIYVASFLAIKLGICREHMMPVQVEKEGADQPSIMP is encoded by the coding sequence ATGTTGCAGATTTTATCTTTTAAAGGCTCAGTCAACTTTCTCCGTCATGCACTACCTATCAGTATCATGTCGTTGATTTTAGTGGTGCTGTCACTGGTGTGTTTGGCGACTAAAGGCATCAACTGGGGGCTGGATTTTACCGGCGGTACCTCGATTCAGCTGACTTTCAGTAAACCCGCAGATCTGAGCTCACTGCGTGATACTCTGGATAACGAAATCATCGCTGGCGCGGTAGTGCAGAACTTTGGTTCTAGCCGCGATGTGGTGGTGCGTTTACAGACCAAAGAAGGCGTGAAAAGTGATGATCAGGTAAAACTGGTGCTGAGCGCAGCCAAGGCTCAGGATCCAGCAGTGGAACAGAAAAGTGTTGAGTTTGTTGGCCCACAGGTCGGTAAGGAGTTGGCTGAACAAGGCTCTTTGGCGGTATTAGTCGCGCTTATCTGTATCTTGCTATATGTATCATTCCGTTTCGAATGGCGTCTGTCATTAGGGGCTGTTGCCGCCTTGGCACACGACGTAACGGTGACCTTGGGATTATTCTCCTTCCTGCAATTGGAATTTGATTTGACCGTACTGGCCGGGGTGTTGACCGTGGTGGGTTACTCGTTGAACGATACCATTGTGGTGTTTGACCGTATCCGTGAAAACTTCCTGAAGATGCGTAAAGCAACCCCAACGGAAGTGGTAAATACCTCTATCACCCAGACGATGAGCCGTACCATTATTACTACTGGTACCACCATCATCACGGTCATTGCCTTGTTCCTTAAGGGCGGTACCTTGATCCATGGCTTTGCGACTTCATTGTTGATGGGGATTACCGTAGGTACATACTCTTCAATCTACGTTGCGAGTTTCTTGGCCATCAAGTTGGGCATCTGCCGCGAACATATGATGCCAGTACAGGTTGAGAAAGAAGGTGCTGATCAGCCTTCTATCATGCCTTAA
- the btsR gene encoding two-component system response regulator BtsR yields MISCLIVDDEPYARQELADLLLQAGDLEIVGQCSNALEAMQAISKHKPDLLFLDIQMPRISGMELIAMLNPEEMPRVVFVTAYDEFAVRAFDNHAFDYLLKPLDEKRLKQTLEKVRRDLRPRALDVLLPQYLEHLPCFSANRLKIIAVKDVEYVFSDLGGIHVATAKEKVHTELTLKVLEEKTPLLRCHRQYLVAPSAIAEIEVLEAGAEVTTHSGAKVPVSRRFLKPLKQAFGFQ; encoded by the coding sequence ATGATTAGCTGCTTGATTGTGGATGATGAGCCCTATGCCAGACAAGAACTGGCTGATTTGCTACTTCAGGCTGGCGATCTGGAAATCGTCGGCCAATGCAGCAATGCCCTAGAGGCGATGCAGGCTATCAGCAAGCATAAGCCAGATCTGTTGTTTCTGGATATTCAGATGCCGCGGATAAGCGGTATGGAACTGATCGCCATGCTGAACCCAGAAGAGATGCCGCGAGTGGTGTTTGTGACCGCCTACGATGAGTTTGCTGTGCGTGCCTTTGATAATCATGCTTTTGATTACCTGCTTAAGCCGCTCGACGAAAAACGCCTCAAGCAGACGCTGGAAAAAGTGCGGCGGGATTTACGCCCTAGAGCACTGGATGTGCTGTTACCACAATATCTGGAACATCTGCCCTGTTTCAGCGCAAACCGCCTAAAAATTATCGCGGTCAAGGATGTTGAATACGTGTTCAGTGACCTTGGCGGTATCCACGTAGCCACAGCAAAGGAGAAAGTACATACCGAACTCACACTGAAAGTGCTGGAAGAGAAAACTCCGCTGTTACGCTGTCATCGGCAGTATCTGGTTGCGCCATCAGCAATTGCTGAGATAGAAGTATTAGAAGCTGGCGCCGAAGTGACCACGCACAGTGGTGCCAAAGTCCCAGTTTCTAGGCGTTTCCTTAAACCATTGAAACAAGCATTTGGTTTCCAGTAA
- a CDS encoding sensor histidine kinase — protein MSLILALTQQMCLYLVIVYLTSKTPLFKLFTENSTRLPHKIFIYLVFSAFCVMATYFGEQTHGAIANTRAMGAVLGGLLGGPATGFLVGLTGGLHRYTLGGFTDIACAVSTTMEGLSAGMINLYLRRHGKSELVFNPMLVGLVTFYAEMMQMCIILMIANPFEEALDLVRQIAPPMLIVNSLGAASFMSMVRDQKTMFDKLSSTFSTKALKIAERSVGLLSKGFNETTSTQVAQIVIEETNVGAVAITDREKLMAFIGIGADHHLPGTPISSQITMDAIHQNKVMFADGVEFPYSCSISPNCKLGSSLVIPLRSDNEVIGTIKLYEQKNKLFLNINRTLGEGIARLLSNQILYGRFEQQQNLLTQAELKLLQAQVNPHFLFNALNTISAIIRRNPDKARQLLQQLSQFLRINLKRTTGMVSLGDELEHIESYLTIEKARFIDKLNVSIDIPQALYSVQVPAFTLQPIIENAVKHGTSHMMETGIIEVKAIQQEQDLILEVTDNAGLYQPRTDSDGLGMNLVHKRIQNLYGEEYGVTVEYEPEVFTKVKIRLPNKV, from the coding sequence ATGTCACTGATCCTCGCCTTGACGCAACAGATGTGTCTGTATTTGGTAATTGTCTACCTCACCAGCAAGACGCCGTTGTTTAAGTTATTTACTGAAAACTCTACGCGTTTACCTCATAAGATATTTATCTATCTAGTTTTTTCAGCTTTCTGCGTCATGGCCACTTACTTCGGCGAACAAACCCACGGCGCTATTGCCAACACTCGCGCAATGGGAGCGGTGCTGGGCGGGCTGTTAGGTGGCCCCGCCACCGGATTTTTGGTAGGACTCACAGGAGGGCTGCATCGCTATACGCTTGGTGGCTTTACCGATATTGCCTGTGCGGTGTCAACCACCATGGAAGGCCTGAGCGCGGGCATGATCAACTTGTATCTGCGGCGACATGGGAAAAGCGAACTGGTATTTAATCCCATGTTGGTGGGCTTAGTGACCTTTTATGCCGAAATGATGCAGATGTGTATTATTCTGATGATTGCCAATCCTTTTGAAGAAGCCTTGGATCTGGTACGGCAGATTGCGCCGCCAATGTTGATTGTCAACTCGCTGGGCGCGGCATCATTTATGAGTATGGTGCGAGACCAAAAGACAATGTTCGACAAGCTGTCATCCACTTTTTCCACTAAAGCGTTAAAAATTGCCGAACGCAGTGTGGGCTTGCTGAGTAAAGGGTTCAATGAAACAACCAGCACCCAAGTAGCACAGATTGTCATCGAAGAAACCAATGTTGGTGCCGTAGCCATCACCGACCGGGAAAAACTCATGGCCTTTATCGGTATCGGTGCCGATCATCATTTGCCCGGCACGCCGATATCGTCACAAATCACCATGGATGCGATTCATCAAAACAAAGTGATGTTTGCTGACGGAGTGGAGTTCCCCTACTCCTGTTCTATCTCCCCGAATTGTAAGTTGGGTTCAAGTTTGGTGATCCCACTACGCAGCGACAATGAGGTTATTGGCACCATCAAGTTGTACGAGCAAAAAAACAAACTGTTTCTCAACATCAACCGTACGTTGGGAGAAGGGATCGCCCGCTTGTTGTCGAACCAGATCCTCTATGGCCGTTTTGAACAACAGCAGAACCTGCTGACCCAGGCGGAACTCAAGCTGCTGCAAGCACAAGTAAATCCGCACTTTCTATTCAATGCACTGAATACCATCAGTGCCATAATTCGGCGTAACCCTGATAAAGCCCGGCAGTTATTGCAGCAACTCAGTCAATTTTTGCGGATCAACCTCAAACGAACCACCGGCATGGTCAGCCTGGGCGATGAGCTGGAACATATCGAATCTTACCTGACTATCGAAAAAGCGCGCTTTATCGACAAGCTCAATGTCAGCATCGATATTCCGCAAGCACTGTATTCCGTGCAGGTTCCAGCTTTTACCTTACAGCCAATTATTGAAAACGCCGTAAAACATGGCACTTCGCACATGATGGAAACCGGAATTATTGAGGTCAAGGCGATACAACAAGAACAAGATCTTATACTGGAAGTTACTGACAATGCGGGCTTATACCAACCCAGAACAGATTCTGATGGCTTAGGAATGAATCTAGTGCACAAACGTATCCAAAACCTATACGGTGAGGAATACGGGGTAACCGTTGAATATGAACCCGAAGTATTTACCAAAGTTAAAATCCGTTTACCTAACAAGGTTTGA